AGAACGGGCGCCTGATTTAAGGCGCCCTTTTCATTTGCAGCTATGGCCGCTGCTACGCGTCCAATTCGGCGTCCCAATACAGGAAATCCATCCAGCTTTCATGCAAATGGCCCGGTGGAAACTTCCGCCCCAGATTACGCAATTCTTCGGCGGCGGGCATCCGCGGTGTCTTGAACAGGTTCATCCCCGCCCTGCGCAGGCTTTTCGAACCTTTCTTGAGGTTGCAGGGGCTGCACGCGGCCACCACATTCTCCCAGCTCGTCACCCCGCCCGATGCGCGCGGCACCACGTGGTCAAAGGTAAGATCTCCTTTCGAACCACAATACTGACAGCGGAATTCATCCCTCAAAAAAAGATTAAAGCGCGTGAAGGCCACGCGCTTTCCCAGTTTTACATAATCTTTCAGAACAACCACCGAAGGGATCCTGATCTCGGTGCTTGGAGAGCGCACCACCTGATCATATTCGGCGACGATATCCACCCTGTCGAGCCAGGCCGCCTTGACCGCCTCCTGCCAAG
This genomic window from Rhodobacteraceae bacterium D3-12 contains:
- a CDS encoding HNH endonuclease, with amino-acid sequence MDGDFRADFVRQPGALKHYPALVLNADYRPLSYYPLSLWPWQEAVKAAWLDRVDIVAEYDQVVRSPSTEIRIPSVVVLKDYVKLGKRVAFTRFNLFLRDEFRCQYCGSKGDLTFDHVVPRASGGVTSWENVVAACSPCNLKKGSKSLRRAGMNLFKTPRMPAAEELRNLGRKFPPGHLHESWMDFLYWDAELDA